The [Pseudomonas] carboxydohydrogena genome includes a window with the following:
- the rpe gene encoding ribulose-phosphate 3-epimerase: MSQPSAHRPLIIAPSVLASDYARLGEEVRAVDTAGADWLHLDVMDGHFVPNISYGPDVIKAMRPHSNKIFDAHLMIAPCDPYLEAFAKAGCDHITVHAEAGPHLHRSLQAIRALGKKAGVALNPATPANVIEYVLDLIDIVLVMSVNPGFGGQSFIPAVLEKITTIRAMCAGRPIDIEVDGGVTADNAAQIAAAGANAFVAGSSVFRGGTFEHYKANISAIRFAAATARGEAI, translated from the coding sequence ATGTCCCAGCCGTCCGCTCACCGCCCGCTGATTATCGCGCCATCGGTTCTCGCCTCCGACTATGCCCGGCTGGGTGAGGAAGTCCGCGCCGTCGATACCGCCGGGGCCGACTGGCTGCACTTGGACGTGATGGACGGCCATTTCGTGCCGAACATTTCCTACGGGCCGGACGTCATCAAGGCGATGCGCCCGCACAGCAACAAGATCTTCGACGCGCATCTGATGATCGCGCCCTGCGACCCTTATCTTGAGGCATTCGCCAAGGCGGGCTGCGACCACATCACCGTCCACGCCGAGGCAGGTCCCCATCTGCACCGCTCGCTGCAAGCGATTCGCGCGCTCGGCAAAAAGGCCGGTGTCGCGCTCAATCCGGCGACGCCCGCAAACGTCATCGAATATGTGCTCGACCTCATCGACATCGTGCTGGTGATGTCGGTCAATCCGGGATTCGGCGGCCAGTCATTCATTCCCGCCGTGCTGGAGAAGATCACTACCATCCGCGCGATGTGCGCAGGCCGCCCGATCGATATCGAGGTTGATGGCGGCGTGACTGCGGACAATGCAGCGCAGATCGCCGCCGCTGGCGCGAATGCGTTCGTCGCAGGCTCCTCGGTGTTCCGTGGCGGCACGTTCGAACATTACAAGGCCAACATTTCGGCGATCCGCTTCGCCGCCGCCACCGCGCGCGGCGAAGCGATCTGA
- a CDS encoding EF-hand domain-containing protein — protein MYLALAGAASTALDLLSSLTSSKSSSAKTTTGVTQNSNPFSISSSTSASATSSAASNWGQSGALSPDTWNALLAAQSPSATNASTSSSDAMKDLFSQIDVNGDGSISKSEFEQQLGAGGTNVAAADNVFAKLDTDGDGSVSMNELASALQTRKSGGSHHAHGGHGGGGGGGGLADALSQSVDGATTSTTTNSDGSVTTTLTYSDGSKVTSTSVASSAGSSSAASSYNLIEKLIQSQSQAVSNAASSSVKV, from the coding sequence ATGTATCTGGCTTTGGCAGGTGCCGCATCCACGGCGCTCGATCTGTTGTCGTCGCTGACGTCGTCGAAATCATCGTCCGCAAAGACGACGACCGGGGTCACCCAGAATTCAAATCCTTTCAGCATTTCATCCAGCACGTCGGCATCGGCGACATCCTCGGCCGCCTCGAATTGGGGGCAGAGCGGAGCCTTGTCGCCTGATACGTGGAACGCGCTGCTGGCGGCGCAATCGCCCTCGGCGACAAATGCCTCGACGTCGTCCTCGGACGCGATGAAGGATCTGTTTTCGCAGATCGACGTCAATGGCGACGGTTCGATCTCCAAATCGGAATTCGAGCAGCAGCTCGGTGCGGGCGGCACCAATGTCGCGGCGGCCGATAATGTGTTCGCCAAGCTCGACACCGATGGCGACGGCTCCGTCAGCATGAATGAATTGGCCAGCGCGCTGCAAACCAGGAAGTCCGGTGGCAGTCATCACGCCCATGGCGGACATGGCGGCGGCGGCGGAGGAGGAGGCCTTGCCGATGCCTTGTCGCAATCGGTCGACGGGGCCACGACGAGCACCACGACCAATTCCGATGGTTCTGTCACCACGACGCTGACCTATTCCGACGGCTCGAAGGTCACTTCGACCAGTGTGGCTTCGAGTGCCGGCTCATCCAGCGCGGCTTCGTCCTACAATCTGATCGAGAAACTGATCCAGTCGCAGTCTCAGGCGGTCTCCAATGCGGCGAGTTCGTCTGTCAAAGTCTAG